Proteins co-encoded in one Arachis hypogaea cultivar Tifrunner chromosome 13, arahy.Tifrunner.gnm2.J5K5, whole genome shotgun sequence genomic window:
- the LOC112737640 gene encoding probable polyol transporter 4 isoform X1, with product MGFQENGNGEMGLSGIPLGAKNKYKRMNSEFPETDDNDVDDVVTQQQQLERRDSTRKYVIACAIFASLNNVLLGYDVGVMSGAVIFIKEDLNITEVQVEILVGILSIISLFGSLGGGRTSDIIGRKWTMALAAVVFQSGGLTMTLAPSYTVLMIGRFLAGIGIGFGVMISPIYIAEISPNVARGSLTTFPEIFINVGILLGYVSNYAFSGLPAHISWRIMLAVGVLPSLFIGFALFVIPESPRWLVMQNRIDEARLVLAKTNDNDKEVEERLAEIQHAAGIANSEKYEDKPVWRELLFPPPALRRMLITGLGIQCFQQISGIDATVYYSPEILEAAGIKDKSKLLGDTVAVGITKTVFILVAIILIDKLGRRPLLLISTIGMTVCLFSMGVTLALFGQGPFVIALAILFVCGNVAFFSVGLGPVCWVITSEIFPLRVRAQASALGAVANRVCSGLVAMSFLSVCRAITVAGTFFLFSAISALAIVFVYMLVPETKGKSLEQIEIMFQNEHGIQVSETELGDVEQLVQNKTDSMN from the exons ATGGGGTTCCAAGAAAATGGGAATGGCGAAATGGGGTTGTCTGGGATCCCGTTGGGAGCCAAGAACAAGTACAAGAGAATGAACAGCGAGTTCCCTGAGACAGACGACAACGATGTTGATGATGTCGTCACACAACAGCAACAACTTGAAAGAAGAGACAGTACAAGAAAATATGTGATAGCATGTGCCATTTTTGCTTCTCTCAACAATGTCCTTCTTGGCTATG ATGTAGGGGTTATGAGTGGAGCAGTTATATTTATCAAAGAAGATCTGAACATAACGGAGGTTCAGGTAGAAATTTTGGTTGGTATTTTGAGCATTATTTCTCTATTTGGTAGCTTGGGTGGTGGAAGAACATCTGATATTATTGGTAGAAAATGGACAATGGCATTAGCCGCAGTCGTCTTCCAATCGGGCGGATTAACAATGACTCTTGCCCCTTCATATACAGTACTAATGATTGGAAGATTTCTGGCAGGAATTGGAATTGGGTTTGGAGTTATGATCTCCCCTATTTATATTGCTGAGATATCCCCAAATGTTGCGAGAGGCTCGCTTACCACATTTCCGGAGATTTTTATAAATGTAGGAATCTTGCTTGGTTATGTATCAAATTATGCATTTTCTGGCCTTCCAGCACACATTAGTTGGAGGATAATGCTCGCTGTGGGAGTTTTGCCCTCGCTCTTCATTGGCTTTGCTCTCTTCGTTATTCCTGAGTCACCAAGATGGTTGGTAATGCAGAACCGAATCGACGAAGCGAGATTAGTGCTGGCGAAAACAAATGACAATGATAAAGAAGTGGAGGAGAGACTGGCAGAAATACAACATGCTGCTGGAATTGCCAATTCTGAGAAATACGAGGACAAACCGGTCTGGAGGGAGCTTCTCTTTCCTCCTCCTGCTCTTCGCCGGATGCTGATTACTGGACTAGGGATTCAATGTTTTCAACAGATCTCAGGGATTGATGCAACTGTGTATTACAGCCCCGAAATTCTAGAGGCAGCCGGGATTAAGGATAAATCTAAACTTCTTGGTGATACAGTTGCTGTAGGTATAACCAAGACTGTTTTTATCTTGGTTGCAATCATTCTTATCGACAAACTTGGTCGGAGGCCGCTTCTCTTAATTAGCACAATTGGGATGACAGTCTGTCTGTTCAGCATGGGGGTTACTCTAGCTTTGTTTGGACAAGGGCCGTTTGTGATTGCGTTGGCAATTCTGTTTGTTTGTGGAAATGTAGCTTTCTTCTCAGTTGGACTCGGCCCGGTGTGTTGGGTTATTACATCGGAGATCTTCCCTTTAAGAGTTCGTGCTCAAGCGTCTGCGCTTGGTGCTGTTGCTAACCGGGTTTGCAGTGGCCTAGTAGCCATGTCTTTCTTGTCTGTGTGTCGTGCAATTACAGTTGCTGGAACATTCTTTCTGTTTTCTGCTATTTCTGCTCTTGCCATTGTATTTGTTTACATGCTTGTTCCCGAAACGAAAGGGAAGTCATTGGAGCAGATAGAGATAATGTTTCAGAATGAACATGGGATTCAAGTAAGCGAAACGGAGCTAGGAGATGTTGAACAACTTGTGCAGAACAAAACTGATTCAATGAATTAG
- the LOC112737640 gene encoding probable polyol transporter 4 isoform X2, translating to MSGAVIFIKEDLNITEVQVEILVGILSIISLFGSLGGGRTSDIIGRKWTMALAAVVFQSGGLTMTLAPSYTVLMIGRFLAGIGIGFGVMISPIYIAEISPNVARGSLTTFPEIFINVGILLGYVSNYAFSGLPAHISWRIMLAVGVLPSLFIGFALFVIPESPRWLVMQNRIDEARLVLAKTNDNDKEVEERLAEIQHAAGIANSEKYEDKPVWRELLFPPPALRRMLITGLGIQCFQQISGIDATVYYSPEILEAAGIKDKSKLLGDTVAVGITKTVFILVAIILIDKLGRRPLLLISTIGMTVCLFSMGVTLALFGQGPFVIALAILFVCGNVAFFSVGLGPVCWVITSEIFPLRVRAQASALGAVANRVCSGLVAMSFLSVCRAITVAGTFFLFSAISALAIVFVYMLVPETKGKSLEQIEIMFQNEHGIQVSETELGDVEQLVQNKTDSMN from the coding sequence ATGAGTGGAGCAGTTATATTTATCAAAGAAGATCTGAACATAACGGAGGTTCAGGTAGAAATTTTGGTTGGTATTTTGAGCATTATTTCTCTATTTGGTAGCTTGGGTGGTGGAAGAACATCTGATATTATTGGTAGAAAATGGACAATGGCATTAGCCGCAGTCGTCTTCCAATCGGGCGGATTAACAATGACTCTTGCCCCTTCATATACAGTACTAATGATTGGAAGATTTCTGGCAGGAATTGGAATTGGGTTTGGAGTTATGATCTCCCCTATTTATATTGCTGAGATATCCCCAAATGTTGCGAGAGGCTCGCTTACCACATTTCCGGAGATTTTTATAAATGTAGGAATCTTGCTTGGTTATGTATCAAATTATGCATTTTCTGGCCTTCCAGCACACATTAGTTGGAGGATAATGCTCGCTGTGGGAGTTTTGCCCTCGCTCTTCATTGGCTTTGCTCTCTTCGTTATTCCTGAGTCACCAAGATGGTTGGTAATGCAGAACCGAATCGACGAAGCGAGATTAGTGCTGGCGAAAACAAATGACAATGATAAAGAAGTGGAGGAGAGACTGGCAGAAATACAACATGCTGCTGGAATTGCCAATTCTGAGAAATACGAGGACAAACCGGTCTGGAGGGAGCTTCTCTTTCCTCCTCCTGCTCTTCGCCGGATGCTGATTACTGGACTAGGGATTCAATGTTTTCAACAGATCTCAGGGATTGATGCAACTGTGTATTACAGCCCCGAAATTCTAGAGGCAGCCGGGATTAAGGATAAATCTAAACTTCTTGGTGATACAGTTGCTGTAGGTATAACCAAGACTGTTTTTATCTTGGTTGCAATCATTCTTATCGACAAACTTGGTCGGAGGCCGCTTCTCTTAATTAGCACAATTGGGATGACAGTCTGTCTGTTCAGCATGGGGGTTACTCTAGCTTTGTTTGGACAAGGGCCGTTTGTGATTGCGTTGGCAATTCTGTTTGTTTGTGGAAATGTAGCTTTCTTCTCAGTTGGACTCGGCCCGGTGTGTTGGGTTATTACATCGGAGATCTTCCCTTTAAGAGTTCGTGCTCAAGCGTCTGCGCTTGGTGCTGTTGCTAACCGGGTTTGCAGTGGCCTAGTAGCCATGTCTTTCTTGTCTGTGTGTCGTGCAATTACAGTTGCTGGAACATTCTTTCTGTTTTCTGCTATTTCTGCTCTTGCCATTGTATTTGTTTACATGCTTGTTCCCGAAACGAAAGGGAAGTCATTGGAGCAGATAGAGATAATGTTTCAGAATGAACATGGGATTCAAGTAAGCGAAACGGAGCTAGGAGATGTTGAACAACTTGTGCAGAACAAAACTGATTCAATGAATTAG